Proteins found in one Coffea eugenioides isolate CCC68of chromosome 5, Ceug_1.0, whole genome shotgun sequence genomic segment:
- the LOC113770109 gene encoding WEB family protein At5g55860, which yields MFIGDSSEMVAKDRQKNTGSPKVVVGEIDTSAPFQSVKDAVNLFGEGAFSGEKPATRKVKAYSAERVLAKETQLHLVQKELNKLKDQLKNAESTRAQALSDLEKAKRTVEGLTAKLNTVGESKNLAIKATEVAKNHMDKMEEAERCNSNGVDGSQRENLESAREHYMAVSAELDATKQDLRKIRQDYDASGEAKAAAIKQVAEAEVAAKANMEKAGELSKEIAVLQESIEQVKLASMQSQDEEAKLYADKDVLKQSYKTRLEESANKLNALKKEIDPELTRNLETQLAETMLQIEQLRKEMDSTKASDLDSVKMVTTELDDAKESLQKVAEEESSMRSLVEKLKLELENVKKEHSELKEKEADTESIAGNLHVKLRKTKSELEAALGEKSKIEGASDDMLSTLEQLSSENEIARNEAEEMKKQAEELKKESEATRILLEEAEERLKVGLQDAEEAKVAEASALDQIKVMSERTNAARASTSETGAQITISRDEFESLSKKVEESDKLAEMKVAAAIAQVEAVKASENEALKKLEATQKEIDEIKAATQEALKRAEMAEAAKKAVEGELRRWHEREQKKAAEAASRILAETDMSFTASPNNYRIQKQNPPEKRMEFRKLDRAKTSVSRKVLMPSITGIFHRKRNQVEGGSPSYLPGEEPV from the exons ATGTTCATAGGAGATTCAAGTGAGATGGTTGCAAAAGATCGTCAAAAGAACACAGGATCTCCTAAAGTTGTAGTGGGAGAGATAGACACTAGTGCACCTTTTCAGTCAGTTAAAGATGCCGTCAATTTATTTGGTGAGGGTGCTTTCTCAGGGGAAAAACCTGCCACTAGAAAAGTAAAGGCATATTCTGCAGAG AGAGTATTAGCAAAGGAGACACAGCTTCACTTGGTTCAGAAAGAGCTCAATAAGTTGAAAGATCAATTGAAGAATGCTGAAAGTACAAGAGCCCAAGCACTTTCAGACCTTGAAAAGGCTAAACGAACCGTTGAGGGTTTGACTGCCAAACTCAATACTGTTGGTGAGTCGAAGAATTTGGCGATTAAAGCAACAGAAGTGGCAAAGAATCACATGGATAAGATGGAAGAAGCAGAAAGGTGCAATTCCAATGGTGTTGATGGTTCTCAGAGAGAGAATCTTGAAAGTGCGAGAGAACATTATATGGCTGTGAGTGCCGAACTTGATGCTACAAAACAAGATCTGAGGAAGATCCGTCAGGATTATGATGCATCTGGGGAAGCCAAAGCTGCAGCAATCAAGCAGGTAGCAGAAGCTGAGGTTGCTGCTAAAGCAAATATGGAGAAAGCTGGTGAACTATCCAAAGAAATTGCTGTTCTTCAGGAGTCAATTGAACAGGTGAAGCTTGCCAGTATGCAATCACAGGATGAAGAAGCGAAGTTATATGCTGATAAGGATGTCCTGAAGCAGTCTTACAAAACCAGACTGGAGGAGTCTGCAAATAAACTGAATGCCTTGAAGAAGGAGATTGATCCTGAACTGACTCGAAATCTGGAAACACAGTTGGCTGAAACCATGTTGCAAATTGAACAGCTAAGAAAAGAGATGGACAGCACAAAGGCTTCAGATCTTGATTCTGTGAAGATGGTTACTACAGAGCTGGATGATGCTAAGGAATCATTGCAAAAGGTAGCAGAAGAGGAGAGCTCAATGCGGAGCTTGGTGGAAAAACTTAAACTTGAGCTTGAGAATGTAAAAAAGGAGCATTCAGAgttgaaagaaaaggaagcGGACACAGAATCAATAGCTGGAAATCTGCATGTCAAGCTTCGCAAAACCAAGTCTGAGCTGGAAGCAGCCCTTGGAGAAAAGTCGAAAATAGAAGGTGCTTCTGATGATATGCTCTCTACCCTCGAGCAGCTGTCATCGGAGAATGAAATTGCAAGAAATGAGGCAGAGGAGATGAAGAAGCAAGCTGAGGAGTTGAAGAAAGAATCTGAAGCCACCAGAATTCTTCTAGAAGAAGCAGAAGAAAGGTTAAAAGTTGGATTGCAAGATGCTGAAGAAGCCAAAGTAGCTGAGGCTAGCGCCCTCGATCAGATTAAAGTTATGTCCGAGCGAACCAATGCTGCACGTGCATCTACCTCTGAAACAGGTGCCCAGATCACCATATCGAGAGATGAATTCGAGTCATTAAGCAAAAAAGTTGAAGAATCTGACAAGTTGGCAGAAATGAAAGTGGCTGCTGCAATAGCTCAGGTGGAAGCTGTGAAAGCAAGCGAAAATGAGGCCCTGAAGAAGTTAGAGGCCACTCAGAAGGAGATTGATGAAATTAAAGCTGCAACTCAGGAGGCATTGAAAAGGGCAGAGATGGCTGAGGCTGCCAAGAAAGCCGTGGAGGGAGAACTAAGGAGGTGGCATGAGCGTGAGCAAAAGAAGGCGGCAGAAGCAGCATCAAGAATTCTTGCCGAAACAGATATGTCCTTCACTGCTTCTCCAAATAATTACCGAATTCAAAAGCAGAATCCTCCAGAGAAAAGGATGGAATTCCGAAAGCTGGATAGAGCAAAAACCTCTGTTTCAAGGAAAGTACTTATGCCTAGTATCACTGGTATATTCCACAGGAAGAGAAACCAAGTTGAAGGTGGTTCTCCTTCTTATCTGCCCGGAGAGGAGCCTGTGTGA